The following is a genomic window from Pan paniscus chromosome 6, NHGRI_mPanPan1-v2.0_pri, whole genome shotgun sequence.
tcgcactgttgcactccagcctgggcaacaagagcaaaactcggtctcaaaaaaaaaaaagaaaaagaaaagaaagaaagaaccccTAGGAAGCCCCCTTGGCTCTCAGTGGGGGCCAGTAGCCTCCCCTGGGCTCCTGGACTATGATTCAGTCTTTACACCCTAGGTTCCAAGATCTGTTTAGAGGGTGTTTCCAAAGTCAAGTTCCAGAGGCTCCTGAGGGTGACAGCAGCTCCTCAGTGGGCTCAGAGAGGCTGTGCAGAAGGGAGGGGCAGCTGCAGGCTCGCATGGGAAGTCCCTGGCGCTGCGCCTGGCATCAGCATGGATTGTGACAGTAAGAACAAACACAGAAGGGCCCCAGGACATGCAAAAGcctgtggccaacatggcgaaaccccatctctattgaaagtacaaaaattagctgggtgtggtggcaggcacctgtgatcccagcgactcaggagaccaaggctcgagaatcactttaacctgggaagtggaggttgcggtgagcagagatcgcgccacagcactccagcctgggcaacagagtgagactccacgtttaaaaaaaaaaaaaaagccgtggCAATCCTGCTCCTAGCTGGTCCTTGAACCCTGGGAGGATTAATTCATCTTTTCACACAGCAAACACCAACGgccccctccttctccctgtcATACCTCTCCGGGGCCGGGCCCCTAGCCAACTGTCTTGGGTCTGGATAGGACAGCGTGAGACAGTCTCTGCTGAAGGGTCACTGACAGGGAGGTGGTCTTTtaactctgtcttttttttttttttttttttgagttggagtctcgctctgtcgtccaagctggagtgcagtggcacgatctcggctcactgcaacctccgtttcccaggttcaagtgattctcctgcctcagcctgccaagtagctgggattacaggcacccaccaccacaccaggctaatttttgtatttttagcagagacagggtttcaccatgttggccaggctgctctcaaacccctgacctcaagtgatccgcctgccctggcctcccaaagttgggattacaggcatgagacaccaagGCTGTCTGTTAACTCTCTCtcagttccaggcagagggacctGGGCTCCACcgtggtggggtttttttgtttgtttgtgtgttttgttttgttttggagacggagtcttgctctgtcacccaaactggagggcagtggcaagatctcggctcactgcaacctccaccttctgggttcaagtgattctcctgcttcagcctcccaagtagctgggattacaggcccccaccaccatgccctgctgattttttatttttggtagagacagggttttgccacattggccaggctggtctctaactcctgaccttaagtgatctgcccacctcagcctcccaaagtcctgggattacaggtgtgagccactgcgcctggcctgttcgttcaagacagggtctcactctattgtccaggctggagtgcggtggcatggtcacggctcactgcagccttaaactcctgggctcaggtgatcctcctgcctcagcctcccgagtagctgggactagaggtgcacaccaccacccctggctaatctttttttctcatttttagtagagatagagtctcactatgttgttgccccagctggtctggaactcttggggtcaagtaatccttctgcctgagcctctcaaagtgctaggattccggGTGTGAGCCATGCAATAGTGTAACTTAAAGGGGCTGGCTCCCCTGGCCAGACGTCACCTGGGACACCAAGGAATTTGACTGAATCTGTTTGTCTATACCTGAAGGGGTTCTGGTGGCTGGTGGGGGTGCAGCCAGCATGGAGGAGAAGCCTCCAGAGATGAGGGGCTCAAGGGCTTGCTTGGGAGGGAGCACTACCTAAACCACATACCTGGCCCTGAAATGCATGTGTGGATTTTCCTAGGAGATGGGGGCACCTCAAAGTACAAGCCGGGACAGCAATCAAGGGACAGGCTCGGGGTAACCCCATGGGGCAGAAGCTgagcagggccctgggctccCGGTATAAATTTCCTGTCCCAGCAGGGGCACCATTCAGGCCAGGGTGGGCTCCAGACCGCATTTACTCACCTCCAAAGAGGGCTGCAGACCAAGGGTCACCACCGGGCTCCCTCCGCTGGCAGGGCCTGCATGCCGGGAGCCGTGGTCACATTAGAAGGTCCGGGAGCGCAGCCCAAGGGGGCGTGTGCAGCGGCCGTGGACAGAGTGCAGCAGGCaagtcactgagcctcagtttctccatctagaAAATCGCTGCGGCTGTGCGGACTGCATGGCACGCAGTGGGCTCTCAGGCGTGATTGCTCATCACTCTGGCTTGGCGGAGGGAGGCCTAGAGTCCTGACCTCCACCGACCCCGCCAACGTGGCATCTGCTACCGCCTCGGAGGCAGAAGGGGCAGCGAATAGGAGCGCACATGCGCACTGGCCGTGAGGCGGCCTGGCTGTGGCTCACCGGCAACCCCCGAGTGGCGACGACGGGAACCACTGGCCTTGTGCACAGATGGACGCTTGAGGTTTTGCACAGAGGGTCCTTCCAGGTGATGGAGGCTCCTGCGTCCTGGAGAGCCTACTGGGGTGACGGTCTAAGGGCCTGACAGACCCCCGACAGCAACAGGTCACATCTGGACACGTGGTCGTCTCAGGTCTAGAGAAGGCAGCTCCCCAAGGTCAGGACCGGCTATGCCTGAAGCCCCAAGTCTAACACTGTATGTGGCATACagcagatgcttaataaatgcttgaggggctGGATAAGGGCTAGAGCCATCCATATGCGCAAGAGGGTTGGAGGTGGTGGCCAGAATTGGTAGTCAGATGACCATGGAGAGTCCCACTCTCAGAAAGGTGCTGTGCCCAGGGGCAGTAGAGACGCCTCTGAATCCTCACCCCGCCCAGCCACTGATGTGTGGGATGGGGGACGGAGGGTGGCTCAGGTCTCATAGGCCCCAGGATGGGCCCAGCTCCCTGCATCAGGCAAAGCACAGTCCTCTGCAGGCCTCCTCCCAGGGTCTGGAAGCTTGCGGTCAGGGCGGCCTGTCCACACAGTCTCCAGCCTCCCTCGCAGGAGGTCAGGTGAGACAGAggtggggatggaggtggggacTGGCCAGCCTACCCATGGCCCTCCCCTAAACCCTCCTGAGTGCAACTTACAGATGcttggagagggagagaaaccagaaaggcagaggagaggcaggggggctggtgctgggattccaggcagggTACGGGGTGTGCTCGTGGAGGGGGAAAGGCAAGGAGCCCTAAGGGGGCCTGTGGGTGCAGGAGCTGGGACAAAGCACCATGCACTCACTCCCGGCACCCCATCTCCCCCAGCCCCATGCAAAGAGGCCAGGCtaggggctgaggctggggagggggtcCAGGCCAGGCTCGCAGCCCACCGGCAGTGTGGCGGCCTCGCTGGGTGGGATGTGGTGGGTCATGTAGCGCTTGCCCATGAAGGAGCCGATCCGCAGCTGCTCCGGGGCCTCCTCCGGCCACCACAGGCTGGAGCTGggcggggagaggaggaggaagagacatATGTCCCTGCCACATGGGGCACGTGCTGGGTCAAGGcctgctctcctccctcccagctcccTCATGTGcagtctctctcttcttttttctttttttttttttgagatggagtctggctctgtcacccaggctggagtgtggtggtgtgatctaagctcactgcaacctccgccacccgggttcaaacgattctcctgcctcagcctcccgagtagctgggattacagatgcctgccaccacacccggacaatttttgcatttttagtggagatggggtttcaccatgttgctcaggctggtcttgaacttttggcctccagtgatcctcccacctcggcctcccaaagtgctaggattacaggcatgtgccactgcacctggcctcacttGCAGTCTCtgatccctccttcctcccttctagAACCAATTGGAGGACCACCTCTCCAGGTGGCCACCCTGACTACCCTGGCGTCAGCTTACTAAACCACCAGAGGATCCACAGACAGCAGGTGAGGCCCGGGAGGAGAAGGGCCTTGGCTGAGGACACACTGAAAAGACAGGGCCCGAGTGAGGCGGGACCTCCCGAACCTGTCCTCAGAGGGGCTGCTGGCCCCATCACTGACCCCTGAGGTGCGAGATACTCAGGGTGGGAGTTCCCTGCACAGGCCCTGGGAGGGGCGCTGCCCAGCTCGAAACCACGGGGCtcggcaaggtggctcacgcctgtaatcctaatactttgggaggccaagacgggaggatcgcttgagcccagcagttccagaccagcctgggcaacatagcaagtccctgtctctaccaaaaataaaataaaccccaTGGCATGCCTGGAGGGCTTCCAGACACTGGGACCAATTCAACAGAGGGGTTCtgggtgggagaggggcccgaGGGGGTGTCCCCACTCACAAGCGCATGGTAGAGGCTGCCAAGAAGGCCAAGAGTAGGAGGCCGGCCAGAGAAGAGAGGATGGAGGTAATGACGATCATGCTGCCACTTCGCCGCCCTGGCCAGGTGTCGATGGATCCGGGGGTCTTCCCTGCACACACACCAGCTGCTCAGAGGGGCTGCCCCTCGACCCCAGGGCTGGCTATCATCtcctccctcgctccctccccACCCACGCTGGCCTAGCTTCAAGGCCTGGCTGTCTCATATCCCCAGGCGCCCCCCTGATCCCACCCCCCGTCCCTCTTCCTCGGGACGGCACAGCATCTGTTCTCTGCCAGCCTGGACCACAGCCTCCGCCCTGCTCCTACTTTCTAGGCTGCTCCCACCCACGTGCTCATCCACTGCCCTGCTCCCTGGAGCCCAGCAGTCAAGGCCTTCAGATGACAAGACTTCCACCCCACACCCCCTGACCTCTGAAGCCGTCTCCCAGGAGACCCCCACCCCTGACACCTGGGCCGTGGCACTCGAAACTTCTGGGCCTGGTACATTCACGCTTGCCCCTTGGGGTCTGCTCAGAACTCAAGCTGGCTGCCTCCCCAGCCAGCCCcgaccctgaccctgacctcctccacaccctcttcctccctcccagcaGGGGCTGACACAGGCTGACTCCCTACAGGAGGGGGGAGGCTGTCTGTGCCCACAATGTGGCAAACGCTTGCGGATGGGCCAAGATGGTGCCCCTGCCGAGGGGGCTGGCTGGGTGCCCCACTCCCCCAGCATGAGGTTCTGTTGGGGGCTGGGCCCGACTTGGACATGgcctccaggcccccagccctgtGGGAGCAGGGGTGTGGCCAGCTCAGCAGAGGTGGCCCAGAGAGATCGTGAGTCCACTGGGGGCAGCGCCCCTCCTGCCCAGCGTTACCTTGGTGGAGAGTGATGGGGTCTGACCACTTGGTCTCAGCCCTGGGTGAGCCCCTGGTGTCCATCAGGAGGAACTTCACCCTGGGGatgggaggtggtgggggaggaggggagagcttCAGAGGCCGGGACCACCCTGGGCAGGGCCAAGCCCCAGGCAGCTCCTCTGGGGCCCTCCCATGGATGTGGAGTGGGGGTGCCTGTCAAGAGCAGCAGCCCATGGCCTGGCCCTGCTCTGAGAATCCCCTGAGATGTCTCCAGCCACTTggcctgtgccaccacccctCATCCCCCCGAGCAATTGCTCTCCAGACACCAGACCTGGGCCGGGGATGCTGGTTTAGGGGCCCTGGTTCCTAAATGTCACAAGCCAAAAGAGCAGGTGAAGGTGGCTTAGCAGGGCACATGGGGCAGGGGTCACAGGCCTCCCGGAGGGGCAGCAGTAGCCAGGGGGCAGGGGGCTCAATCACCAGCAGCCTGAGGACCCAGGGCACCAGGAGCCCCGCAGACGGGCTTGGTTTGTGTCTTTGCAGGGCTGGGAGCTCCGCAAGGCCTGGGAAGCGGGGAAGGACCTGGCAGGTTGGCATTGAAAAGAGTGGCTGAGGGGGATGGGGCGGGGCATGGAGCTGGAAGGCTGAGCCAGGGTGAGGCAGCggggagggcagagggtggaCCTGGAGAGTGGGTGAGAGGGCAGAAGGGGGCTGGGCGGAGCGGGGTGCTGTTCCAGCCTCACCACGCCCTGCCTTCCCGGCTTCCCCTGGGCCTGGTCTTCCTGAGGTCACCCCGCCTCCTCCTGTGTCCGGACAGTCCTGACCTGGACACACTGCCTGCTTCCCCATCCCGGCTCCACCCCGATGTTGGCAGGCCACTTGacctcctgtgcctcagtttcctcatctgtaagagtGGGTGGGAGCCACCTCTCCTGCTCCCTGCCTAATACCGACGAGACTGGGTCTGAACTCGGCCCCCGAGTTTCCTGCCAGATCTGCCCGTGGTGGGGGACAGGGGCCTAGACTTTGGGGAAGCTGCCCCCTCCCACCTTGACTAAGATCCCGCCTCCCCAAGGTGCCTACCTGCTCCTCCTGGGCCTTGCCCAGCCCCAGCGGGGGTGAGCACTGTTGCTGACTCTACAGTGGAAGGAGCCCGGGCTTGCAAAGGGGAGGACCGGGGCCGGGGGACCCCTCCCTGGAAAGATGCTAGAGAGAGCATCCCTGGTCCCAGCAATGCCTCCGCCCCAAGCACAGCCCCAGTCCCAGGGCTCTGGTGGGGACCACCCACCGATAGGGtccagggccagggaggggcgCGTTGCAGAAGTGCTGCTGGTGGCAGCCGTGGTCATGGCCCACCTGCAGCACGGGGGCGCCTCCGCTGCCCGCCATGGGGTTGTCACAGGGCAGCTGGTCCAGAGACAGGGGCAGCATCATGTAGTGGCCATCGGTCAGCAGCTGTGGGGAGGCCGGAATGTCAGCCAGTGTCTCCGGGTTCTGGAAGCCCCTGGAGGCTGCAGGATGAGAGAACagatggaggtgggaggggagaaaGCAGCTTTGTCCTTATGAGTGGGGGTTCTGTGTTCGCCCAGTCTCCAGCCCTGACCCCCCATGCCACCTCCTCCCTCAGGGCCCCCAGAGATAGTCCAGACCCAGTCGACTTTGTTACCCCTGAAGGGGAGCTTCCCTCTGGCCTTTTGTCCCCAACCAGAGCCAGGAGTGGGGAGCAGCGGGCAGTCCCAacctgcccagccccagccccagccccatcgCAGTGCACCGGCCCTGCCCCACAGGAGGCCACATCCTCCCAGGTCGCAGCCTCGGTTCCCTGTCCAAAGGAAGAACTACTTGGATTCAGAGAAAGGGTTGCAGAGCCCTTGACAGCTGACAAACCCACCACTTGCACTACTCCCGGGATTTGGTGTTCACTACGTGTGTATTTTTCAATACACATATTATCCCTTTAGATAAAGCCCAATTCATCCACACCTACTCTCCCAAAGGCCCCCACAGGGGATCAATCATTGAAGGCGCTTGCTGGTGAGGGGCTCCTAGGGCCCACCACTCTCCTCAGCCGTCACCCTCACCCAGGCCCCACAGCAGTCCCTGCACCATTGCTGAAGGCCACCACGAGCCAGACGGTATCGCTGGTGCTGGCAAGCCCATCGAAGACACAGCGCGGCTGCTCCAGGGAGAAGGTGGTGGCTGTGACCTTCCCTTCCAGGTCCCAAGCTGTTATCTGTGGTGTGTAGGGCACCAGCTCTGTGGCCACGGGGGACAAAAGGTGAGCCACGGAGACGGGCGTGGGGGTCCCTGGGGCTGCCTCTCCCAATCGGAGGGGGGCGGGCGCCCAGGGTCCAATCACTCCAGCAGGGCCCCCAGCCCCTTGGGTCTGGCTGGACGCGTCCATCCGGGACCCCCACTCACCCAGGCTCAGGCTGGGCCGGAGACAGTTCAACGCCAGGAGGAGCATCTGCAGCCCTAGATGAGGCTGCCCCCAGGGTAGCCCCATGACAGCCGCCAGCACCCGGGAGGCTCAGGGGCTGGTCTGGCTGCTTCGGgctgcaccccacccccaacagctTGGCCCTGGAGAAGCTGGTTAATCAGGCTGCCCCAGGGACTGGAAAGACCTGCAAATGTAAGTGCACCCCACCCCTTCCTCCCAGGCCAGCCCACAGCAGGGAGGAGCTGGGGGAACTCTGGTGGGAGGCAGGCCAGTATCCAGCCCCACTGCCAGGGCCAAGGGAGAGGGGCCACTGGAACCCCAGATGCCAGCCAAGCCATCCCGGAGCCTGGATTGGGGCCCCTCCCAGTCTCTCCGCCCTGGGGAGGAGGGTCTGGCTTTTGGAAACAGGCTCAGGACCACATGCCTGAGATTCCTGTGCCCCAGGTGCCAGGAGCCTCCCTCTGCCTTCTGTCCCCACCCAGAGTCAGGAGTGGGGAGTAGCAGGCAGCCCCAACCTGCCCAGCCCCATCCCCATCACAGCACGCTGGCCCTGCCCCCC
Proteins encoded in this region:
- the LOC117978413 gene encoding uroplakin-3b-like, whose product is MGLPWGQPHLGLQMLLLALNCLRPSLSLELVPYTPQITAWDLEGKVTATTFSLEQPRCVFDGLASTSDTVWLVVAFSNASRGFQNPETLADIPASPQLLTDGHYMMLPLSLDQLPCDNPMAGSGGAPVLQVGHDHGCHQQHFCNAPLPGPGPYRVKFLLMDTRGSPRAETKWSDPITLHQGKTPGSIDTWPGRRSGSMIVITSILSSLAGLLLLAFLAASTMRFSSLWWPEEAPEQLRIGSFMGKRYMTHHIPPSEAATLPVGCEPGLDPLPSLSP